From a single Octopus sinensis unplaced genomic scaffold, ASM634580v1 Contig11546, whole genome shotgun sequence genomic region:
- the LOC115228999 gene encoding uncharacterized protein LOC115228999 → MIQKWLKSFISGRLGRTLFMSKTSHARYLPNKVPQRSALSPALFNFHLSSLPELEDTLILFYADDLILAARDKNISIACTRLQTHLDLLESWFVTNHLSPSFSKSSVTLFTSDRRQLDQHPELKIFEERLPISKTPKILGVIYDQCFTFSSHVDHIIKKLNKKRNALRAVAGSSFGQDKEKLRIIYKQYIRISLNYTSPAWAASLSSSNI, encoded by the coding sequence ATGATTCAAAAATGGCTCAAGTCGTTCATATCCGGCAGACTGGGTCGCACTTTGTTCATGTCGAAGACGTCGCACGCGCGATACTTACCGAATAAAGTCCCGCAAAGATCGGCCCTCTCCCCGGCCTTGTTTAACTTCCACCTGAGCAGTTTACCTGAACTGGAAGACACTTTGATCCTGTTTTATGCTGATGATTTGATCTTGGCGGCTCGGGACAAGAACATTTCAATTGCTTGCACACGCCTACAAACCCATCTGGATTTATTGGAGTCTTGGTTTGTAACCAACCacctctcaccctctttctccaAGTCCAGTGTTACGTTGTTCACCAGTGACCGTCGCCAACTAGACCAGCATCCAGAGTTGAAAATCTTTGAAGAACGCCTCCCCATCTCAAAAACTCCGAAAATCCTGGGAGTGATCTACGACCAATGTTTTACCTTCTCTTCTCATGTTGACCAcataatcaaaaaattaaacaaaaaaaggaaTGCCCTCCGAGCAGTGGCCGGATCCTCTTTTGGTCAAGACAAAGAAAAGCTAAGAATAATCTATAAACAATACATCAGGATCTCCCTTAACTACACTAGCCCCGCTTGGGCCGCTTCTCTTTCATCCAGCAACATTTAA
- the LOC115229000 gene encoding eukaryotic initiation factor 4A-like codes for MSQTNEFENAETELIFTTSKDITIYENFQDMGLKMEILRGIFSSGFERPSQIQQRAIVPCYNGRDCVIQAQSGTGKTATFSIAAVQRVFCAYQENPVHKCRAIVLSPTRELATQSYNVLVDLSKHCQVHQLTHF; via the exons ATGTCTCAG ACCAATGAATTTGAAAATGCAGAAACCGAACTTATCTTTACAACCAGTAAAGACATCACAATATACGAGAATTTCCAAGACATGGGTCTCAAGATGGAAATTCTTCGAGGAATATTTTCATCAGGATTTGAGCGCCCCTCCCAAATTCAGCAACGTGCAATAGTCCCATGCTATAACGGAAGAGACTGTGTGATCCAAGCACAGTCGGGAACAGGAAAAACTGCTACTTTTTCAATTGCTGCAGTACAGCGAGTGTTTTGTGCGTATCAAGAGAACCCTGTTCACAAATGTCGAGCAATTGTCTTGTCTCCAACCAGAGAGTTGGCCACCCAGTCCTACAACGTTCTCGTAGACTTGTCAAAACACTGCCAGGTCCATCAACTTACACATTTTTAG
- the LOC115228998 gene encoding uncharacterized protein LOC115228998 translates to MSPLLFVLCLEPLSRLLNGRHEQLSITHEGRLFNTNHLVLIDDIKLFDRSSNQLRSMGECVNEFLGKIGLELNFSKSATNLQLYGDLVKVLEDHEGYKYLGITESPKSLILPETKIQIIEGVRKRAAMLCKTHLNARNLFHALNEYAISLLNYYVGIVEFEPQEYDDMDCMIRRVLRENHVYVLAANKERLYLPRAQFGRGLCGVAHLSERILLKMHDHLVSGASVSDRMYAILQTEKARASHLGTIKAYLLAKYGFESERVVDVKGLIKVQKESLIKKINLKVLHKTLFQALDNPHVDVKSSTTWLRYGNNSPRSEELFTYLQDRNFFWNRFKVCPHCKLRCLSVDHIATKCGRMLYHDYTWRHNEVVRSLHLMLCNKYGIRRSRKLRTHKVQSVVENARVCIKVNTSIHTSILVQHNKPDIVVQDKVSGEIPIIEVGITCLDRLTTVEVEKKRKYDLLANELGLMHGCKVFVIPCVMTWEGIVSKYHKGYLRQLGVDRYIQAYMQSTVLKRTLESASVDARRSSPLMPHGQNYRLENALTELFLRPEAEEAGLQTSDADGSSD, encoded by the coding sequence ATGTCGCCGCTACTCTTTGTGCTCTGTCTCGAACCATTGAGTAGGCTCCTCAATGGAAGACACGAACAATTGTCAATAACTCATGAGGGACGTTTGTTTAACACGAACCACCTTGTGCTTATTGACGACATTAAATTGTTCGATCGGTCCTCAAACCAACTCCGCTCTATGGGAGAATGTGTGAACGAATTCCTGGGGAAAATAGGATTGGAACTTAATTTTTCCAAGTCGGCGACTAACTTGCAATTATATGGCGATCTAGTCAAGGTCTTGGAAGATCACGAGGGATATAAGTACCTCGGGATCACTGAAAGCCCCAAATCGCTCATACTCCCAGAAACCAAGATCCAAATAATAGAGGGAGTTCGGAAGCGGGCAGCAATGTTATGCAAAACTCATTTAAATGCAAGGAATTTATTCCATGCGTTGAATGAATATGCAATATCATTGCTTAACTATTATGTAGGTATTGTGGAGTTTGAGCCACAGGAGTACGATGATATGGATTGTATGATCCGTAGAGTACTGAGGGAAAACCATGTTTATGTGCTGGCAGCCAACAAGGAGAGGCTATATCTACCACGTGCTCAATTCGGAAGGGGGCTTTGTGGAGTGGCCCATTTAAGTGAGCGTATTCTCCTGAAGATGCATGACCACCTGGTGTCTGGTGCTAGTGTATCAGATAGGATGTACGCAATCTTGCAAACGGAAAAGGCACGAGCTAGTCACCTTGGAACCATAAAGGCCTATTTGTTGGCTAAGTACGGTTTCGAGAGTGAACGAGTGGTAGATGTGAAGGGGTTGATCAAAGTACAAAAAGAGTCTTTGATTAAAAAGATCAACTTAAAAGTCCTTCACAAGACCCTCTTCCAAGCTTTGGACAATCCGCATGTTGACGTTAAGTCGTCAACGACTTGGCTAAGATATGGAAATAATTCCCCTCGATCCGAAGAATTATTTACCTATCTGCAAGATCGAAACTTTTTCTGGAATCGATTTAAGGTCTGTCCTCATTGTAAATTGAGGTGCCTGTCCGTAGACCACATAGCCACGAAATGCGGTCGTATGCTTTACCACGACTATACGTGGAGGCATAACGAGGTTGTACGTAGTTTACACTTAATGCTGTGCAATAAGTATGGGATTAGACGTTCCAGAAAGTTGCGAACTCATAAGGTGCAGTCTGTGGTCGAGAATGCTAGAGTATGCATTAAAGTGAATACTAGTATTCACACCTCGATACTTGTCCAGCACAATAAGCCGGACATTGTGGTACAAGATAAGGTCTCTGGCGAGATACCTATCATAGAAGTTGGCATCACATGTCTAGATCGTTTGACCACGGTGGAAGTGGAAAAGAAGCGTAAGTACGACCTTCTTGCAAACGAGCTTGGGTTGATGCACGGATGCAAGGTCTTTGTCATTCCTTGCGTGATGACATGGGAAGGAATTGTATCTAAGTACCACAAGGGTTATCTCAGGCAGTTGGGAGTCGATAGGTACATTCAGGCCTATATGCAGTCCACTGTCCTGAAAAGAACTCTAGAGAGTGCATCTGTTGATGCGCGCAGATCCAGCCCCCTAATGCCACATGGGCAGAATTATCGGCTGGAAAATGCTCTCACAGAGCTATTCCTTCGACCAGAAGCAGAGGAGGCTGGTCTCCAGACTTCAGATGCGGACGGGTCGTCggattaa